The Quercus lobata isolate SW786 chromosome 4, ValleyOak3.0 Primary Assembly, whole genome shotgun sequence genome segment TATTTTTGCTTTCAGAATTTTCTCAGTCAAGCAGCTTATGTATATACTTATATACgtgtttattatatatttgatattatgCTCAAAAAGGtatttgcttttttgttttagcTTGTATATGCATAAAGTTCAATGAAAAAGGGAGCAAAGTTAAGCACCAAGAGTTTTATGATGGCCAGGCAACGTcaatataaaattaaagttgctatttttagtttatttttttggcttttttctgTGCAAGATTCAAAACccaggtttttattttattttatttttatttttttgacaagtaaaaaaaaaaaaaaacctggaaTTTGAATCTTGCAcagaaaaaagtcaaaaaaagttgtgtttttacttcttcttcttcttcttttcatagATGTTGTTCAATCTCTATTGAGAAACAGAGATGTTCTTTGTTTAATGAAAGCTGATTTTTTGGGGTTGTTAACTGAGTCGACTCAGCCGAGTtctgatttaatttttatatgttaaatgaTTTTTGGCTTTAGGGGAACACTTTATATAAAACTCTTATATAAATTAAACAacgaaattaaataaaatttcttagaTGCAGTGAACAATTTACTGtagtgttttgaaaagttttgttctttttaaaaaaggtATACAGAAAATAAAGTATACCTAAGCTTTTTCCTTTGGCTTATGTGACttaaccttttctttttggtctGAGGCGGCATCAATTGTAACaactttttcacaattattttatgCCGACTGAGATTTACTGTTTATCACTTTCACGTAACccaatatttttctctctacaTCGGATTGTGGTACATAAGGTTATGGCACtagattttttgttctttttcatggttttgatttttctgcCACTTGCCTTGTGGGCTTGGCTCACTCTGCAAACCATTTATGGCAGTTGTCAGCTTCACATCTTAAGTGTCAAATTCATATTAGGCGCCTAGTAAATGGACTTTTAGGTAAAGGATATGGAGATCTgtacaccaaaaaaagaaagtgtgTTTTTTGATAACGTGGAGGTCGCTTTTGCTTGAATTTTGGACCATCTTCCATGTTTCTTTAGGTGATCGATCACGTGGTAGGTTCATTTGTGTGGCACAATTTACATAAAAACACAATAGATGTGTATGTGGTCATTACTGACTACATTTGGGAAGATTAAACATTACGTGGCGCCCATTTATGGAATGGAATTCTTATGACAAGGACTGTAGATAAGAAACAAGTCACGGGCACGCAAGTACCACATAAATTAGCTGTTTGTTTTGGTATCAAATATGTGATGCGTTCACTTAAGCTTAGGCATGTGGAACAATTGGTCCAGCAGAAAACTAATGCTCTCTTACACAATAAGAAAGGTTCCTTGCCTCTTTAGTTAGGTACTAGTGGTCCCTTTTAGATGTTAAGGAAGtctaatacattttttttaagcctaGTGTTTGTTAATTTAGTTATTGATTGAAATGGGTTCTTTAATTGTAAATAATTGGTTGAAAAAGTTTCAATAGTAGTAAGAAAGTTAAATAGTTAAAAATCATCAAAGAATTGTTAAGTTATATGCCTCTGGTTTATGAATTGGAAAACTGCAGAAATAGTtgtaaaaaaaggaaaaaaaaattattaaaacttgATTCAAATTGTGAATGTTCagtttttaggtgttttttttttttttggtggtggtgggtgtaAAAAGTGGAAGTTCCTGACTGCTAGAAAAAGAGGCATGTTGAATTTGGTGATTGCTTCTTGTGTCCTATTTTAATCAAAGTTTGGTGATTGTTTTACTTTTAGGTGGGTATAAACTATGCCTAAACCTGGTTGGTAGTGTTGAGATTTTGCACTGCAGATGTTTTGTCacacaataataaattttatggaaGAGGGTATTCTTAACAAATACATTTCAATTGATTTCACCACTCTCAAGCGAGGCCTAGGGGAAAGAAAACTGACTTTGCTACACACTTCAGACACCTCAACACTCTTTCACTTCCACATCTGTACTTTTGTTTGCATGGAACACAAAAATGCTTAACTTCCTCTACTAGACTTGTAACATCACATTACAAAAGGTTGAACTCATAGAAAAGATAAAGTCAACAAAGGCAACTCTTTCTTATCTATAATGTCATTCTCATTTAGCTAATGTATTCCTCACATATTGAATTGTCAGAAAAGTGAGAAGTTGTCTCCTCCCAATTTGTAATCTACCATTCTAACCTAAGAGCATTAAGCTCGTACAAAAATTcttgtctattttagcataaaaatttactttttatattttacatactcactttttaaaacatcacatattagattatctattttacattacatatcattaaaatatcattttttctttatttaaaattttttttttgtctttcttcacacacaaccaccatccattttctttcttcatcctTGGGATacgtaaagaaagaataaaaaactaaatgcaaaatgaatagttttgGTGTAAATTTATACAGTTATTATaccaaacttgtaaatttacacaattatatactaactgatgtgagttatttttaggcaaaactgagtaaattttacacatttgtCTACCATACGCCTACTGATTTGAGTGCTCTAAGCTAGCAAAGACAAGCAAAACACGCCAGATATAACACATGCAATTCTACTTGATTTGGCTTTGTTTGGGGTAACACATACAAAATGTTTTTAAGAACAAAGCACCAGTCTATTGCTCGAGTCAGTGATGATTCTTATAGGGAGTTTGATCTTGTTTATTGCtgttttgttgtcattttaaaaaattattagaaccCTCAAGCTTCTGTTGATGACTTGAACTGGTTAAAAATTGGCGCATCTTATTCCACATATCAGTTCTAATTAACCGGGTGGTTTTAtcagttttggttaaaaattgcTACAACTTATTCCTTCCATTGTGTTTTTTAGATCTTCAAGTATGACAGCAGTTTGCTGCAAAGAAATTTAATGGTCCTGCTGATGCATTGAATATTGCTTTGGCATTCATATGTGCAAAGAAGCATTTAGATGGAATCTGTTAGCTATACTCTTCAGCTGTTCTAAAATCAGGAAATAGTATGTGGTTGGTGTGGTTTCCCATATCTGCTGAAAATATACTAGTTAGCTTAGTTTGGTAAAGCAACTTTCTGATTTTGGCCTTCAAAATAGCTGACATGCATGATTGCCATCAAATCCAAAACCTTTACCAGGGAATCTTGTACAAATAAGATGAAATTATGCAAATGAATTGATTTTTGAATGTTGACCCGCTATTCCGACTTTATTATGATTACAATTGCTTAGCCCTTTAGGGGTGAATGCCCCTGGATTAGCCAATAATTGGTTTTGGCAAGTGGGGTCAATTGCCCGTAGGTTTTTTTTTGACTAAAGGCAAGTTCAAAAAgctcttctttagaaaggttccatatgttattaaaaaaaaaaaccgtacttggataaataaattgaaaaaatatctTAAATGATTGAATTTCTTGTGTAGTTGGTTCTTCCATTTAACAGCAAGGGCGTTCCATATTTCTTTTGCTTTAAATTTCTGAATAACCCCTTTCACATTCTTAAGAGATGATACCGAAAGAGAGTAACTATAGATAACCTGACAGCTTTGAACTTCCTATTGGAGCTTTGGCAAGGCACTTCACATATTGCCTTTGTTTTCAGTCGTTATGCTTATAGTTATAATCATAATCAATCAATGTTTTCTTAATctttaacatacaaaaaaatgttttcttaaTCTTAACATGTGTgatgtttacttaaaaaaaagagtgtGATGTTTAGTTcttttggaaaatgaaaaataaaaatttgatgaatttggatGCTTTAATTCATCTTGTTGTCAAGTATTAGTGATGAATGTAATGTAAAACTTGTACTCTTGACTGCAGGGAAACGATGCAAGGTTGCTGATTACTACAAGAAACAAGAAAGGCTCCTTGAAGGGTTTACTGAGATGGAGGCTATGACTGCATCAGGTTTTGCTCCTGGAAATCTAACTGAGGTTGGTTGTTCCGCAAGGttgctttaatgatttttttggttgtatagtaagaagattttattgaaaagaaaaagggcgAAGCCTGAGTACACTGGAAGTTCTTTAtgaataagattttttattcataaacaTTCTTAAAATGCTGGAGGCCATGCCCAATTCCTGAGTACAAACAGAGGTTTCAAGCTCTGCCCCCACCCCCCCtggcccaaaaaataaaaaaaactatatcctTTCAACTAAATCTGTCTCATTTCCTGGAAAAACAGAAACTGATTTCTTTTGTTGATCCATTTACACTTTCTCAGGATGAGATGAAGCAGCTTGCAAAGAGTGAGAGATTGGCTATCCGGATATCAAATTTAGCTAACGTTGTGCTCTTTGCGGCCAAGGTTTTTGCTTCTATTGAGAGCAGATCATTGGCAGTTATTGCCTCTACCTTGGATTCACTCTTAGATCTCTTGTCGGGGTTTATATTGTGGTTCACTTCTCATGCCATGCGAAACCCAAACCAGTATCATTATCCAATTGGAAAAAAAAGGATGCAGCCAGTGGTAAGTCATTTAATCCAACAATTGTGAGGGTGCATTTGGAAATAACTTAATgtatatttgaattttagacTCAACCTTCCTGCAATTACTTTAATAAGTTTTACTgccataataaaaaatagtctTCTCTTTTCTGTCAGGCCATTACCGTAACTCCAACTGAGTAAAGCAGAAAAGACTACTGTTTTAGTTTCCTTAATCTTTTGTATTTCAGATAATTTTAAAATGCAGATTCTGATAGATTTAAGTTGTTAAGGCTGATAATGAGAATTCAATTGTACTTGGTTAGTGTTGCACCTTTGCCTCATTTGGTTGCTCAGAAGTTGGTGGAGAGAAATTGTGCATCTTAAACTAATTAACAAGTTAGCCCCAAAGAAGTCAAGGAatgtgcttttcttttttccattttgccAATCGTTGGCATTGTTGTGATAAATGAGGGAAATATACTGCAGTGCTATTTCCACCATTACTGCTGGTGCCTCAACTAGATCATAATCCACAAATGCTTGAAGGAAAAGCAGAAAAGCAATAAAGAGAAATGTAATGGTGTTAGGTGTTTAGGCTACAGATTTATTCCATTCCAAGaagtttaaaattaatttactacaCATCTAAAGATTTCATCAGGTCATGCTTTAGACACTCATTATGTTATCAAAATATTGAGCATGTCATATTGAGTTTGCCAAAGGAAAAAATAGTGGTTTATTTTACAGAGTTTgttaaatgagaaaatgaagggaCCATTGGCTTTTTCCTTCTGCATATCAAGCAATGAAAAGAAACTCtagaataataataacttttttttttataaaatggaAAAGCAGTCAAACAATCTTCTTTTGGgaataaaattaaatagcatTGGTTTTTGGGAATAGTTTTTGAATGTAGGTTAGGTTCAAGGGTGACTATGACTTATAGGGATGCGGACCCAAGACACGCTAATAATCACATCACATATGCCAAGACTCTGCTTGAACTTTTTGTTACAACATTTATACTATAACACaacaaatattttactaatttatatTGAGCTTGCAGGGAATCATTGTTTTTGCATCAGTAATGGCAACTCTAGGATTACAAATACTGCTCGAGTCTGGTCGACAATTCGTTAATAAGGTATGCAACTTTAATCATATTTGCTTTGACTTAATTTAAGGGTATATATGGCGGTGAGTCGGTGAGCACAGTTGGACTTGTACACATGTTAACCAAAGTTGGATTTGAGAAGGGTTTGTAGATTAGCACCCTTCTTGATGTTTTGTCAGAGCTCAGATCTCCAAGGTTTCCTTAGTTATTAGTGCTTTAGGATGACATAGGTTTTGAGGTACTACCCAAATGCATGAGATCCTAGTTAGATCACAGTCTTAGTTGGTGAATGCAACACTTGTGCATGGTTATTCTAAAGTTCTAGTTTTGGTATTCTTTTACAATTATCAGTGATTAATATAATCATCATTTCATGTGCTGATTACAGACTGAGCCTGAAAAGGATCCTCAGAAGGAGAAATGGATGATTGGAATAATGTGCTTCGTAACTGTAGTGAAGTTTGCGCTCATGGTCTATTGTCGaagatttaaaaatgaaattgttagAGCCTATGCACAAGATCATTTCTTCGATGTTATTACTAATTCAATTGGTTTGGCAGCAGCTGTCCTGGCCATTCGATATAAATGGTGGATTGACCCTACTGGAGCTATTATAGTAAGTTCATATGCAACTGataccccccctcccccccttcccttttttccccttttttcccctttttacTGTACTGTATATAATAGGGTTCAGCTACTCTATAAGTTTTTAGTTCCTCAATTACCAGCAACcaattttaaatataacaaaatattgGTTTTTCCACTCTTATGACtcaattaaaccaaaaaaaaaaaaaataataaagtaaaatgCCACTCCATGCCTTGACATGGTAGAATTCCTGTTTGGTACAGCttcttgtttcagcttttagaaaGAGCTGTATCTGGAAAAAATTGACGTTTAAAAAACCTGTACATATTAAATTCCACTTCAAATTGGGATACCAAATGGGCACCAAGTGGCCTCAAGACGGAATTTTTGGGTTCTTGGAGTTGAATCTTACTCTATCTTATCATGATGATATCTTTTAACCTGTGATGCAGATAGCTTTATATACAATGAATACATGGACAAAGACGGTCTTTGAGAATGTATTTGCACTAATTGGAAGGACAGCACCACCTGAATTTTTGGCAAAGTTAACATATCTGATATGGAACCACCATGAAGATATCAAGCACATTGACACAGTAAGAGCATACACTTTTGGTTGTCATTATTTTGTGGAGGTTGACATAGTTTTGCCACAAGACATGCTTCTGAACAAAGCACATAATATTGGTGAGACACTGCAAGAGAAGCTGGAGCAACTCCCTGAAATTGAGAGAGCTTTTGTGCATATAGACTTTGAGTATACTCACAAGCCTGAGCACAAGACCACAGTTTGATGACAATGGTAGTAATTGTCAGATCTCAGCCTTTCCAAAATCACAAGGGCTTTCAAACGAGTTTCTGATTCACTTAGTATGTGATGCAGTTTTATTGTTCTCCCAAACAGACTGAATAGGATTTAAACATCGCTAATCCTTGAGATgcaagcacttttttttttaatgtaagatGATAAAAATTTGGACATTTCATGATACAATCTTATGCTGCAAGCATTCATTTTATTGTTCTTGTCAAATTTAATCGTGGAAGTTATTGAAGCATTAACCTCTAATTTTACTTGTCGAGGAATTCTTTAGTATTTACAACCATTGATTGTCCATTTTGTATCTGCTAAAAGCCCAAACTGTTGTAGTGCCACATGACTTGAAATGGGTGTTCAAAACTTCTTATTGTCAGCTAAATTCTTCTGTGGCTATCATAGACTCATTGTGTTCAAGATGTTGGCTACTTGGCTCTTTTAAgccttttttgtgtgtgtgtgtgtgtgtgtgtgtgtgtgtgtgtgtgtgtgggaaatatttattatatattcaaCAGCAAGCCTCTGTGCACCTTGATTAATTGGGTGTATATCCTAATCTGATATGAGGTAGAGTGAAGTGTTTTTCTTAACTCGGTTCCTTAATATATTCAGGCTAGGTCTTCTCTACACCTCAAACGTAAGATGAAACCATGGTTTGTCCTATGAAAAGAAGTCTTGTAAGGATTCAAGAAAGCAGCACGTAAATGCTTGTGTGTTCACTCGCacccaaatttttttggggtccTTTTTTGAATTGTTCTTAGTGGCACTGCTTTTATTAGCCTCAATTCAATTGGGTTTTTATTACACTTCACAATCATTCACTCAGACACACTGAGTTCGGTAGTTTCAGTGTCAACATTTCAAAagctttggattttttttttttaaatttttttgaatgaatgatTTTCccccattttatttttgtctttctgTTGTGTTGCAGTGTCAAAGCAAATTTCTTTGCAGCATGCTTAA includes the following:
- the LOC115986760 gene encoding metal tolerance protein 10-like isoform X1, which translates into the protein MDDGKRGTVEENIESRREPLLPADGSWRLNLQEFPVLPPRRDERGSFILRRFRRTTGKRCKVADYYKKQERLLEGFTEMEAMTASGFAPGNLTEDEMKQLAKSERLAIRISNLANVVLFAAKVFASIESRSLAVIASTLDSLLDLLSGFILWFTSHAMRNPNQYHYPIGKKRMQPVGIIVFASVMATLGLQILLESGRQFVNKTEPEKDPQKEKWMIGIMCFVTVVKFALMVYCRRFKNEIVRAYAQDHFFDVITNSIGLAAAVLAIRYKWWIDPTGAIIIALYTMNTWTKTVFENVFALIGRTAPPEFLAKLTYLIWNHHEDIKHIDTVRAYTFGCHYFVEVDIVLPQDMLLNKAHNIGETLQEKLEQLPEIERAFVHIDFEYTHKPEHKTTV
- the LOC115986760 gene encoding metal tolerance protein 10-like isoform X2, whose product is MEAMTASGFAPGNLTEDEMKQLAKSERLAIRISNLANVVLFAAKVFASIESRSLAVIASTLDSLLDLLSGFILWFTSHAMRNPNQYHYPIGKKRMQPVGIIVFASVMATLGLQILLESGRQFVNKTEPEKDPQKEKWMIGIMCFVTVVKFALMVYCRRFKNEIVRAYAQDHFFDVITNSIGLAAAVLAIRYKWWIDPTGAIIIALYTMNTWTKTVFENVFALIGRTAPPEFLAKLTYLIWNHHEDIKHIDTVRAYTFGCHYFVEVDIVLPQDMLLNKAHNIGETLQEKLEQLPEIERAFVHIDFEYTHKPEHKTTV